From Candidatus Limnocylindrales bacterium, the proteins below share one genomic window:
- a CDS encoding SNF2-related protein, producing the protein MLTWQVSPEYWIFSFGDGDQPIPLKSWNNYPFPANAYAQVLLFRELLDNGKALADETSILVPHEEICTLSTIDQQLLNLPPPYPFDIRVDASGMLQQQDFQFKWGFYEHPQGRQLFGERIGCLLKLEDGTQYLLSSQQLALCNALDEFNALPPEMKNLNGNLLRFAEIKELSAKSAAILDSYLENEQVVVPKNLSLKPKIGQGDTLEILPEVEGVNARQFEEKFDFFHTVQAVYTLQDEKGKRTRIPFSEPQQQELKKIKTYRRVQGDQKRKILEQPQEIFDPDIIDLDQFSKRVIDIGLYKPRFYTFISPYKSQWIPGILIEASNGDKKKIGFRSPAELKEFKRLCEKALQEGENFVEWRGVQIPLSETDIILRTAEHQFQNPYEPVQEDASRKKVLIIKENIDQLEHEEVFEKPVLSTETFHHQYSYPPNLKMTVQVLEHQEEGIAWLQSLYRDGYSGALLADDMGLGKTLQMLAFIDWHNTTLNTEDKPYLVVAPVSLLENWEKEYPKFFEPCVLKILKFYGSPLPEFLNGTHLKNRQIVLTTYETLRKQQLKLCGIDWSVVILDEAQKIKTPGTLVTNAVKALKADFKIAATGTPVENTLVDLWCIMDFVVPGLLGSAKEFAKEYQNPLKNKDIDVKQLGESLRKRIGIYIKRRLKKDILQGLPKKTQHRCECAMPEIQFQRYLEEIAQAKSIQNNATDRQNRILHVLWTLRDISDHPFLPDKQIDQFHVDKLITTSAKLQITVEILKSIQERREKVILFADRRETQRLLARVLQEKFHIRASIVNGDTPISRWGSISSKESRQQAIDRFQRQEGFYAIIMSPLAAGVGLNITAANHVIHYSRHWNPAKEDQATDRVYRIGQEKEVYVYLPMATAPNFKSFDVILDELLERKRELASVSLFPTERAEVTPEEIFHEVLETPSEIPTFRPFTLEDLDALDPYLFEAAIAVLWQKKGYQVELTPKFNDKGADIIARSQGHNILLQTKHSRNPVGDTAIGEILKSKGFYEQRYQTSFSLGIVTNQTLTQSALNLAQLNKVYVFDRTEILRFLEVSPLYLTEIKEMEQCRLSNLI; encoded by the coding sequence ATGTTAACCTGGCAGGTTTCTCCTGAGTATTGGATCTTTAGTTTTGGGGATGGGGATCAACCAATTCCTCTGAAATCATGGAATAATTATCCCTTCCCTGCTAACGCCTACGCCCAGGTTCTCCTATTCCGAGAACTCCTTGATAACGGTAAAGCTCTGGCTGATGAGACTTCCATATTGGTTCCCCATGAAGAAATCTGTACACTATCTACAATAGATCAACAACTACTCAATCTTCCACCACCCTATCCCTTCGATATCCGGGTAGATGCCAGTGGAATGTTACAGCAACAAGATTTTCAATTTAAATGGGGATTTTATGAGCATCCTCAAGGCCGACAACTTTTTGGAGAACGTATTGGATGCCTCTTGAAGTTGGAAGATGGTACCCAATATCTGCTTTCTTCCCAACAACTTGCCCTTTGTAATGCTTTGGATGAGTTCAATGCACTGCCTCCCGAAATGAAAAACTTAAACGGTAACCTGCTTCGTTTTGCAGAGATCAAAGAACTTTCTGCAAAGTCTGCAGCAATACTGGACAGCTATCTAGAAAACGAACAGGTTGTGGTACCTAAAAACCTCAGCTTAAAACCTAAAATCGGCCAAGGCGATACCCTTGAAATTCTACCCGAAGTGGAGGGAGTCAATGCCCGGCAATTTGAAGAGAAATTTGATTTTTTCCACACGGTTCAGGCTGTTTATACGCTTCAAGATGAAAAGGGTAAAAGAACCCGAATTCCCTTTTCAGAACCTCAGCAACAAGAATTGAAAAAGATCAAGACTTATCGTCGAGTTCAAGGAGATCAGAAAAGAAAAATTCTTGAGCAGCCCCAGGAAATTTTTGATCCAGATATTATTGACCTGGATCAATTCAGCAAACGCGTTATCGATATTGGACTCTACAAACCTCGGTTTTATACTTTTATTAGTCCTTATAAATCCCAATGGATCCCCGGTATTTTGATAGAAGCGTCGAATGGAGATAAAAAGAAAATTGGGTTTAGGAGCCCGGCAGAACTTAAAGAATTTAAGAGGTTATGTGAAAAGGCATTACAAGAGGGAGAAAATTTTGTGGAATGGCGAGGCGTTCAGATTCCACTTTCTGAAACCGATATCATTCTAAGAACGGCAGAACATCAATTCCAAAATCCTTACGAACCGGTTCAAGAGGATGCCTCAAGGAAAAAAGTCCTGATTATCAAAGAAAATATCGACCAGTTGGAACATGAAGAAGTTTTTGAAAAACCTGTTCTTTCTACAGAAACTTTCCATCATCAATATAGCTATCCTCCCAACCTCAAAATGACCGTGCAAGTTCTTGAACATCAAGAAGAGGGAATTGCCTGGCTACAATCCCTATATAGGGATGGTTATTCCGGCGCACTTCTAGCCGATGATATGGGACTTGGTAAGACATTACAGATGTTGGCATTTATAGACTGGCATAATACCACTTTAAACACTGAGGATAAACCTTATTTGGTCGTTGCACCTGTTTCCCTACTGGAAAATTGGGAAAAGGAATATCCTAAATTCTTTGAACCCTGTGTGTTGAAAATTCTCAAGTTCTACGGTTCTCCTTTACCCGAATTCCTAAACGGGACCCACTTAAAGAACAGGCAGATTGTTCTGACCACCTATGAAACTTTACGGAAGCAACAACTTAAGCTTTGCGGGATAGATTGGTCGGTGGTTATTCTAGATGAAGCACAAAAAATCAAAACGCCCGGTACCCTGGTTACTAATGCTGTAAAAGCCCTCAAGGCTGACTTTAAAATTGCAGCTACCGGAACCCCTGTGGAAAATACACTGGTGGATTTGTGGTGTATTATGGATTTTGTAGTTCCTGGATTATTGGGCAGTGCCAAAGAGTTTGCCAAAGAGTACCAAAATCCTTTAAAGAATAAAGATATCGATGTGAAGCAACTGGGAGAATCTCTGCGGAAACGGATCGGGATTTATATTAAGCGGCGTTTGAAGAAGGATATCCTCCAGGGGTTACCAAAGAAAACTCAGCATCGCTGCGAATGTGCGATGCCTGAAATACAATTTCAGAGATACCTGGAAGAAATTGCACAAGCAAAGAGTATTCAGAACAATGCCACAGACCGTCAGAATAGAATTCTTCATGTCCTTTGGACCCTGCGGGATATTTCAGATCATCCCTTTCTACCAGACAAACAAATCGACCAATTCCATGTAGATAAACTGATAACGACTTCTGCGAAGCTTCAGATCACCGTTGAAATTCTAAAATCCATCCAGGAGCGGAGAGAAAAAGTCATTCTCTTTGCGGACCGGCGAGAAACTCAACGGCTTTTAGCGAGGGTTCTTCAGGAGAAATTTCATATTCGGGCAAGTATTGTGAATGGGGATACCCCAATAAGTCGATGGGGTAGTATATCTTCTAAAGAAAGTCGTCAACAGGCTATTGATCGATTTCAACGCCAGGAGGGGTTCTACGCTATCATTATGTCACCTCTTGCCGCTGGGGTTGGGTTGAATATCACAGCCGCTAACCATGTAATCCATTATTCCCGACACTGGAATCCCGCCAAGGAAGATCAAGCTACTGATCGGGTTTATCGAATTGGTCAAGAGAAAGAGGTTTACGTCTATCTGCCTATGGCAACGGCTCCGAATTTTAAATCCTTCGATGTAATCCTCGATGAATTGTTGGAACGAAAACGCGAGCTGGCCAGTGTCTCACTCTTTCCCACTGAACGTGCTGAAGTCACACCAGAGGAGATATTCCATGAAGTGCTTGAAACCCCATCAGAAATTCCAACTTTTCGACCTTTTACCCTGGAAGATTTAGATGCCCTAGATCCTTATCTGTTTGAGGCAGCTATAGCCGTGCTCTGGCAAAAGAAAGGTTATCAGGTAGAGCTTACACCCAAATTCAATGACAAAGGCGCAGACATCATCGCCCGTTCTCAAGGGCATAATATTCTCCTTCAGACCAAACATTCCAGAAATCCGGTTGGTGATACGGCTATAGGAGAAATCCTCAAATCCAAGGGCTTTTATGAACAAAGATATCAGACTTCTTTTTCGCTGGGTATCGTGACCAATCAAACTTTAACCCAAAGTGCTTTAAACCTTGCCCAGCTTAACAAGGTTTATGTTTTCGATCGTACCGAAATACTCAGGTTTCTTGAAGTAAGTCCTTTATACCTTACAGAAATAAAAGAAATGGAACAATGTCGGTTATCCAATCTCATATAG
- a CDS encoding histone deacetylase produces the protein MQKYSLLKQRVIEAGLAGPGELLVPDPATDEQIQRVHDPEYVRRVKNGELTPKELRRIGFPWSPAMVERARRSVGGTIGACRNALIDGFSANLAGGTHHAFRDHGEGYCVFNDSAIAARALQAEGHVQRVVIIDCDVHQGNGTASILAEDPTIFTFSIHGVNNFPFDKEKSDLDVELEDGTDDTAYLEALEWGVSRALELANAQLAIYLAGADPYFDDKLGRLALSKQGLAERDRLVFNLCQAAGIPVAITMAGGYARNIQDTVDIHFQTVRLAAEKVKKSDGQQALGRK, from the coding sequence ATGCAAAAATATTCGCTTCTCAAACAGCGGGTTATAGAAGCAGGGCTTGCTGGGCCCGGGGAGTTGCTGGTTCCGGATCCGGCTACCGATGAGCAGATCCAGCGGGTCCATGACCCAGAATATGTACGACGGGTAAAGAATGGGGAGCTGACCCCCAAGGAATTGCGACGTATTGGATTTCCCTGGTCTCCGGCCATGGTGGAACGGGCCCGTCGTTCGGTAGGAGGAACGATTGGAGCTTGCCGTAATGCCCTGATTGACGGATTCTCTGCTAATCTGGCCGGGGGAACGCACCATGCTTTCCGAGACCACGGTGAAGGATATTGTGTGTTTAATGACAGTGCCATCGCAGCCCGGGCCCTGCAAGCGGAAGGACATGTGCAACGCGTGGTGATCATAGATTGCGATGTCCATCAGGGAAACGGCACGGCGTCGATTCTGGCAGAAGATCCAACGATCTTCACCTTTTCCATCCATGGGGTGAATAATTTCCCCTTTGATAAAGAAAAGAGCGACCTCGACGTGGAATTAGAGGATGGGACAGACGATACTGCCTATCTGGAAGCCCTGGAATGGGGTGTTTCCAGGGCCCTCGAACTTGCCAACGCCCAGCTTGCCATTTATCTGGCCGGTGCAGATCCTTATTTTGACGATAAACTGGGACGGCTTGCCTTGAGCAAACAGGGACTCGCCGAACGGGATCGCCTGGTTTTTAACCTTTGTCAGGCAGCAGGAATTCCGGTTGCTATCACCATGGCAGGTGGTTATGCCCGGAATATCCAGGACACTGTCGATATTCACTTTCAGACGGTACGCCTGGCGGCTGAAAAGGTAAAAAAAAGCGATGGGCAACAGGCCTTGGGCAGAAAATAA
- a CDS encoding aldehyde dehydrogenase family protein: MPTTYKNFIDGEWVESSSGKTFPNINPADTDEVIGYFQQSNVEDARRAIEAAVRAQEKWAKVPAPKRGAILYKAAQMVASRVDELGEILTREEGKTIGEGKAEVLRASQILSFFGGEGDRFLGDAVPSPRENVFVFTMRKPLGTVSLITPWNFPIAIPAWKIAPALVSGNTVVFKPASLAPLTSLKLVEILHEAGLPKGVLNYITGPGSTVGLEMVTNKAIKGVSFTGSCAVGQGIYQRTQQNMVRTQLEMGGKNPTIVLADANLEEAVNITINGAFFSTGQRCTATSRVIVEEPILDKFTQLLIEKTKALKVGNGLDPSVQMGPLVDENQLKTVLSYIEIGKKEGATLLLGGNRLTGKEYDKGYFVEPTIFKDVKPTMRIAQEEIFGPVLAIMPAKNFDEALEIANNVQFGLSASLCTTNLSRTFEYANRIEAGVVNVNLPSAGVDYHVPFGGMKDSSSGHREQGRVAIDFYTELKTVYIKY, translated from the coding sequence ATGCCCACAACGTATAAAAATTTTATTGATGGGGAATGGGTGGAGTCTTCTTCAGGTAAAACTTTTCCCAATATAAATCCGGCCGATACCGATGAGGTTATAGGCTATTTTCAGCAATCTAATGTAGAGGATGCCCGAAGGGCGATAGAAGCTGCCGTCCGTGCCCAGGAAAAATGGGCGAAAGTTCCGGCGCCCAAGCGTGGTGCGATCCTTTACAAAGCAGCTCAGATGGTGGCCAGTCGGGTCGATGAGTTGGGGGAGATTTTAACCCGGGAAGAAGGAAAAACGATTGGAGAGGGGAAAGCAGAGGTTCTTCGAGCTTCTCAAATTTTAAGTTTCTTTGGTGGAGAAGGGGACCGATTTCTGGGTGATGCCGTCCCATCCCCCCGAGAGAATGTATTCGTCTTCACCATGCGGAAGCCCCTTGGAACGGTTTCTCTTATTACTCCCTGGAACTTCCCCATTGCAATTCCGGCCTGGAAAATCGCTCCGGCTCTGGTTTCCGGAAATACCGTAGTTTTTAAGCCTGCTTCCTTAGCACCCCTGACCTCCCTAAAGCTGGTAGAAATTCTCCATGAGGCCGGGCTTCCCAAGGGAGTTTTAAATTACATTACGGGACCCGGTTCCACCGTGGGACTCGAGATGGTCACCAATAAAGCCATCAAAGGGGTTTCTTTTACAGGATCTTGTGCCGTAGGGCAGGGAATTTATCAACGTACCCAACAGAACATGGTCAGAACCCAGCTAGAGATGGGGGGTAAAAATCCCACTATTGTTTTAGCCGATGCCAACCTGGAAGAAGCGGTTAACATAACCATCAACGGTGCATTCTTCTCTACTGGTCAGCGGTGTACGGCCACCAGTCGGGTTATTGTGGAAGAACCCATTCTGGACAAATTTACCCAATTGCTCATCGAAAAAACAAAGGCCCTCAAAGTAGGAAATGGTTTGGATCCTTCGGTTCAGATGGGTCCTTTAGTGGATGAAAACCAACTGAAAACCGTATTGAGTTACATTGAAATCGGGAAGAAAGAGGGGGCGACCCTTCTGCTGGGTGGGAATCGATTAACCGGTAAGGAATATGATAAAGGCTATTTTGTGGAACCGACCATCTTCAAGGATGTAAAACCTACCATGCGGATCGCCCAGGAAGAGATCTTTGGTCCGGTCCTGGCCATTATGCCCGCAAAAAACTTCGACGAAGCCCTGGAGATTGCCAATAATGTTCAGTTTGGACTCTCTGCATCCCTCTGCACCACAAATCTATCTCGAACCTTTGAGTATGCCAATCGCATTGAAGCAGGGGTTGTTAACGTCAATCTTCCCTCTGCCGGAGTCGATTATCATGTACCTTTCGGCGGTATGAAAGACTCCAGCTCAGGGCATCGCGAACAGGGTCGGGTAGCCATCGATTTCTATACCGAGCTTAAGACGGTTTATATTAAGTATTAA
- a CDS encoding Stp1/IreP family PP2C-type Ser/Thr phosphatase: MKIGITKNQVTGNGISIKWLNPGGKVKKEFVYGATDRGRKRRNNEDCYLLLPERDIFFVADGMGGHNAGEIASSHAIRIAAEYFTLKRISEMKRNREKIKETMIQAIQITHQGILEIILANQEYLGMGSTLVIAFVHGQTLYTCHVGDSRVYVINTSYITQITQDHSHVANLVRLGRMSKEEARMSPLKNRITQAVGIPFGLDPEYHEYPLNPEDRILLCTDGLWDMLSDEEIQAIVLEKKSPQEICKTLIRKANEAGGNDNITVVLITQVKSRK; the protein is encoded by the coding sequence ATGAAAATTGGTATCACCAAAAATCAGGTAACCGGAAATGGAATTTCTATAAAATGGCTTAATCCAGGAGGTAAAGTGAAGAAAGAATTTGTTTATGGAGCCACAGATCGGGGAAGAAAAAGAAGAAACAATGAGGACTGCTATCTTCTTTTACCCGAGCGCGATATATTTTTTGTTGCAGACGGAATGGGGGGACATAATGCCGGAGAGATAGCCAGCTCCCATGCGATCAGAATAGCCGCTGAATACTTTACCCTGAAGCGTATTTCTGAGATGAAAAGAAATCGGGAAAAAATTAAAGAAACGATGATTCAGGCTATCCAAATAACCCACCAGGGAATCCTGGAAATAATTTTAGCAAACCAGGAATACCTTGGTATGGGATCTACCCTGGTCATTGCTTTTGTTCATGGTCAGACCCTCTATACCTGTCATGTGGGCGATTCGAGGGTCTATGTGATTAATACTTCGTATATAACTCAAATTACTCAGGACCACTCCCATGTAGCCAATCTGGTAAGGCTTGGAAGGATGAGTAAAGAAGAAGCCCGGATGAGTCCCCTTAAAAATCGCATTACCCAGGCTGTCGGAATTCCCTTTGGTCTCGATCCCGAGTATCATGAATATCCCTTGAATCCAGAGGATAGGATTCTTCTCTGCACCGATGGACTGTGGGATATGCTGTCGGATGAAGAGATTCAGGCCATAGTTTTAGAGAAAAAATCCCCCCAGGAGATCTGTAAAACCCTCATCAGAAAGGCAAATGAAGCCGGTGGAAACGATAATATTACGGTGGTGCTGATAACCCAAGTAAAAAGCAGGAAATAA
- the amrS gene encoding AmmeMemoRadiSam system radical SAM enzyme translates to MNEALVKEIPGVEEVDLKEADFWEPLPNNKVYCYLCPRYCRIGEGQTGFCFIRANIGGKLYSLGYGRPAAIHIDPIEKKPLFHFLPGTKIFSMGTAGCNMGCKFCQNWDISKAKADQVNSRELSPEAVVFNALRYRCPSIAYTYNEPTIWAEYVRDISKLARQYGLKNVMVTNGYVTEEALKSVYEYIDAANVDLKAFTEKFYSKITLSHLEPVLKTLKILKHETSVWIEITNLMIPTLNDAKEESRELSKWILDNLGDEVPLHFTAFHPDYKLLDLPPTPKETLEQAREIAMEVGLKYVYVGNVFSEGANTYCPNCKKLLIRRSWHSILKYDLQGNRCSCGQVIPIYLN, encoded by the coding sequence ATGAATGAAGCCCTTGTTAAAGAGATTCCAGGAGTTGAGGAAGTAGACTTAAAGGAAGCTGATTTCTGGGAACCCCTTCCAAATAACAAAGTCTATTGTTATCTTTGTCCCAGGTATTGTAGAATTGGGGAAGGTCAGACCGGGTTTTGCTTTATTCGTGCAAATATAGGTGGTAAGCTTTATTCCCTGGGTTACGGACGACCTGCGGCCATTCATATCGATCCCATAGAGAAAAAGCCTTTATTTCACTTTCTGCCCGGTACCAAGATTTTTTCCATGGGCACGGCAGGATGTAACATGGGATGTAAGTTTTGTCAAAACTGGGACATCTCCAAAGCAAAGGCTGATCAGGTCAATTCAAGGGAATTATCCCCAGAAGCCGTGGTTTTTAACGCCCTGCGGTACCGATGCCCAAGCATCGCCTATACCTACAATGAGCCTACCATCTGGGCAGAATATGTAAGGGATATTTCCAAACTTGCCAGACAGTACGGATTGAAGAACGTAATGGTAACCAATGGGTATGTAACCGAGGAAGCCCTTAAATCGGTTTATGAATATATCGACGCCGCTAACGTGGATCTAAAAGCTTTTACCGAAAAGTTTTATTCCAAAATCACCCTCAGTCATCTGGAACCGGTTCTGAAAACTTTAAAAATCCTCAAACATGAAACTTCCGTTTGGATCGAGATTACTAACCTTATGATTCCGACTCTCAATGACGCAAAGGAGGAATCTAGAGAGCTATCCAAATGGATTTTGGATAATCTGGGAGACGAAGTACCTTTACACTTTACAGCCTTCCATCCGGATTACAAGCTGTTAGACTTACCTCCAACTCCTAAGGAAACCCTGGAACAGGCCCGGGAAATTGCCATGGAAGTAGGACTTAAGTACGTTTACGTTGGTAATGTATTCTCGGAGGGCGCAAATACCTATTGTCCAAATTGTAAAAAGCTTCTGATCCGACGTTCCTGGCATAGTATTTTAAAATATGACCTGCAAGGGAATCGATGCTCTTGCGGTCAGGTGATTCCTATCTATTTGAATTAA
- a CDS encoding gamma-butyrobetaine hydroxylase-like domain-containing protein — MELQVIQPLPEKFQPLRLSQVGRYALGVDWGDHHHSIYSFDLLRSLCPCKGCLEVRQKNQTFPPAAVQPLEIRRFPGQGVSVKWADAHESLYGAEYLRNLCPCATCSEVVQARHQNPLGNPKG, encoded by the coding sequence ATGGAACTTCAGGTTATACAACCTCTGCCTGAAAAGTTTCAACCGCTCCGGCTCAGTCAGGTAGGGCGCTATGCGTTGGGAGTTGACTGGGGAGACCATCACCATAGTATTTACTCTTTCGATTTACTCCGAAGTCTTTGCCCTTGTAAAGGATGCCTGGAAGTAAGGCAGAAAAACCAGACTTTCCCTCCGGCAGCGGTTCAACCCCTTGAAATTCGCCGCTTTCCGGGTCAGGGAGTCAGTGTTAAATGGGCAGATGCCCATGAAAGTTTATACGGTGCCGAATATTTGAGAAATCTCTGCCCCTGTGCAACCTGCAGTGAAGTGGTCCAGGCTAGACACCAAAATCCCTTAGGAAATCCGAAGGGATAA
- a CDS encoding efflux RND transporter periplasmic adaptor subunit, with amino-acid sequence MEPKYYLVLKRQRLKIARIRKILITGFLIFFGFLGFLIYLMNSYSQAQSSVNMGSLTSVQVQPVKVVELVQEIGTDIEVQPSWQVHVTTPIPGARIAALYVDLGDYVEEGQVLLELDPALLMLELKQAEDEVKSAKARLEEIQKTQATRHEERVAAVHRAEDEVKSAKARLEEIQKTQATRHEERVAAVHRAEGEVESAKARLEEIKKIQEARHGELVAAFQQAEEVLRSIRTREISKSSEPAPAEFNNRRLLEDFVRAKNTLTHESVINRSMVTSAEATYKLALEAAIKARNAMANEKVLNRSEQAVAELAYTQALENLVKAQNQLKNEEATLQSELAAAEANYTTAFARRTQIQYNLTHTTVKAPVSGIVIEQNIHPGEVMTPYEGSSRNLLTLGVVDPAVVIAGIGSESNPSVYTGQPARIVVEDPAEAVLEGTVIKIEQNPSKPELKVYVKISNPNLALKPGVFAHARFQNKRLAPVIPKTALIHPADPCMVLVVDPDFIVRKRLIEVGLSMDGLIEVVRGIQEGEQVITSGQQFIKEGDKIKIATDTFVALNRS; translated from the coding sequence ATGGAGCCGAAATATTATCTGGTTTTAAAAAGACAAAGGCTTAAAATAGCTCGAATCCGGAAAATTTTGATTACAGGTTTTTTAATTTTCTTCGGTTTTCTCGGTTTCTTGATTTACCTCATGAACTCTTACTCCCAGGCTCAGAGTTCCGTAAACATGGGTTCTCTCACCTCGGTCCAGGTTCAACCCGTTAAAGTGGTAGAACTGGTCCAGGAAATAGGTACCGATATAGAAGTTCAACCTTCCTGGCAAGTTCACGTCACAACACCTATACCGGGGGCCAGGATTGCAGCGCTTTATGTGGATCTGGGCGATTATGTTGAAGAGGGTCAGGTTCTCTTGGAGTTGGACCCGGCTCTGTTGATGCTGGAGCTAAAGCAGGCAGAGGATGAGGTGAAAAGCGCAAAGGCCAGGTTAGAGGAGATTCAGAAGACCCAGGCGACGCGTCATGAAGAAAGGGTTGCCGCGGTTCATCGGGCAGAGGATGAGGTGAAGAGTGCAAAGGCCAGGTTAGAGGAGATTCAGAAGACCCAGGCAACGCGTCATGAAGAAAGGGTTGCCGCGGTTCATCGGGCAGAAGGGGAAGTAGAAAGTGCAAAGGCCAGGCTGGAGGAGATCAAGAAAATCCAGGAGGCCCGACATGGGGAGTTGGTTGCAGCCTTTCAACAAGCTGAGGAGGTCCTTCGGAGTATCCGTACCAGGGAGATTTCCAAATCTTCAGAACCTGCTCCTGCAGAATTTAACAACCGGCGGTTATTAGAGGATTTTGTTAGAGCTAAAAATACCTTAACCCATGAAAGTGTTATAAATCGATCTATGGTAACTTCGGCAGAAGCGACTTATAAGCTGGCCTTAGAAGCCGCGATCAAAGCCCGAAATGCTATGGCCAATGAAAAGGTACTGAACCGATCGGAACAGGCCGTAGCAGAGCTTGCCTATACCCAGGCCCTGGAAAATCTTGTAAAGGCCCAGAATCAATTAAAAAATGAAGAAGCAACCCTTCAATCCGAGCTGGCAGCAGCCGAAGCCAATTATACCACCGCTTTTGCCAGACGAACTCAAATTCAGTATAACCTGACCCATACCACCGTAAAAGCACCGGTCAGTGGAATCGTAATCGAGCAAAATATCCACCCCGGAGAAGTGATGACTCCCTATGAAGGCTCTTCCCGTAACCTTTTAACCCTGGGTGTTGTTGACCCTGCCGTGGTAATAGCAGGGATTGGCTCAGAGTCAAATCCTTCTGTTTATACCGGTCAACCGGCTCGCATTGTAGTAGAAGATCCTGCAGAAGCTGTTTTAGAAGGGACGGTGATTAAGATCGAACAGAACCCATCGAAGCCAGAGTTGAAAGTGTATGTTAAAATTTCAAACCCGAATTTAGCGCTCAAGCCCGGAGTATTTGCCCATGCCCGATTTCAAAATAAACGATTGGCCCCTGTTATTCCAAAAACAGCCCTTATCCATCCGGCAGATCCATGTATGGTATTGGTAGTTGACCCTGATTTTATAGTTCGGAAACGCCTTATTGAGGTAGGTCTTTCCATGGATGGACTTATTGAGGTGGTTCGAGGTATCCAAGAAGGCGAACAAGTGATAACCTCCGGGCAACAGTTTATAAAGGAAGGAGATAAGATTAAAATCGCTACGGATACTTTTGTAGCCTTAAACAGATCCTGA